The Puntigrus tetrazona isolate hp1 chromosome 3, ASM1883169v1, whole genome shotgun sequence genome contains a region encoding:
- the LOC122329780 gene encoding meiosis inhibitor protein 1 isoform X2 has product MCQYPDVVCVLMNLKAGAEDPVLYEPLPLILKKLLLSAQDSLQVVSVRCVCAVLIHDPLRFSSSFIQADLPEFLLEVMSGGCGDVLLWSVFSCLLLLSEDPLFFSQCHAVYGVEPLVRSLKETLEKSNTEVQKKGLELLMAILDRQPAAVRLFPTASEFSAVCDVIVEGVASSCLQVSMCALRATAVLLRPSHQSSPVQLTDVRRIVEVVMTKTTEHHHTHSRESCSASGLLLQTLSCLDAACRLVEACVCDSALMDGVCSAQETLESVCVFLLHCCDAACIPAVTGVCECISSPQVLQLFLSVLLRQFSLSPDHMTSFSKKLAASGFIRLTLQSKAQLCSGNRNTPGPMSCQVCVSVLSKALSSCPPLFSRALPLSVLNFLFLYPELSERVGAPALTGRLSEETEERELQELLHTHPAALLATLAVACDADSAARLSAVGVLRCFLRSVDGVGFSGASGLCDQIRAALLGVLQRHTHTDGLSVLLDVSSVVHSSGQTEHTDFRLLYHVSNLAGKLDSSGESELLLSVFNFLYCFLSVCPVHSTDRAVSLLLGNVRLLELLEEVLSSSSSSSSSLRCSSLLLLSCLTLLQHKHSAQVHRSVSVDLHHIIRRLAFSKRNMDTLLIKCSVRFVQVCLDVDVSALLCVCDAALRRPLTSLDGALHPIGHSGATSLMTALRALMLVAQDLMVSAALNCLRSLMGFLHRRSPETAQHMVCQPWTRFLLFSLLSCDQTLRPAALQLLTQIFNTDLVCSSGGVSHWRSEVECVCDEIEKQGAMNLTDDRTHTLRLMLTQCCALSSPDDLRMRMEAVLKSLRHLPPSESSSRHVLRVGRVSVFLSDFTVSSQDL; this is encoded by the exons ATGTGTCAGTACCCggatgtggtgtgtgtgttgatgaACCTGAAGGCCGGAGCAGAAGATCCTGTGCTGTATGAACCACTGCCGCTCATCCTGAAGAAG ctgctGTTGAGCGCTCAGGACTCTCTGCAGGTGGTTTCtgtgcgctgtgtgtgtgcCGTTCTGATTCATGATCCTCTCCGCTTCTCTTCGTCCTTCATTCAGGCTGATTTACCCG agttcCTGCTGGAGGTGATGAGCGGCGGCTGCGGTGACGTCTTGTTGTGGTCTGTGTTCAGTTGTTTGCTGCTGCTGTCTGAAGACCCGCTCTTCTTCTCTCAGTGTCACGCGGTCTACg gtgtTGAGCCGTTGGTTCGCTCTCTGAAAGAGACTCTGGAAAAATCCAACACTGAGGTGCAGAAAAAAGGACTGGAGCTGCTGATGGCCATATTGGACAG gCAGCCTGCTGCGGTGCGTCTCTTTCCGACCGCCTCTGAGTTTTCCGCCGTGTGTGATGTCATCGTGGAGGGCGTGGCCTCGTCCTGTCTGCAGGTGTCCATGTGTGCACTGAGAGCCACTGCTGTCCTGctcag gcccAGTCATCAGTCCAGTCCGGTTCAGCTCACAGACGTCAGGAGGATTGTGGAGGTGGTGATGACCAAAACCACTGagcatcatcacacacacagcaga gagaGCTGCTCTGCTTCAGGACTTCTGCTGCAGACTCTCTCGTGCCTGGACGCCGCCTGCAG gttggtggaggcgtgtgtgtgtgactctgctCTGATGGACGGTGTGTGTTCAGCTCAGGAGACGctggagtctgtgtgtgtgtttctgctgcaCTGCTGCGACGCTGCCTGCATCCCGGCAGTGACT ggtgtgtgtgagtgcatctCGTCTCCTCAGGTGCTGCAGCTCTTCCTCTCGGTTCTGTTACGTCAGTTTTCTTTGAGTCCTGATCACATGACCTCCTTCTCCAAGAAGCTCG ccgCGTCTGGATTCATCAGATTGACTCTGCAGAGTAAAGCTCAGCTGTGTTCAGGGAACag GAACACGCCTGGACCAATGAGCTGCCAG gtgtgtgtgagcgtcCTCTCTAAAGCCCTGTCCTCCTGCCCGCCGCTCTTCTCTCGCGCTCTTCCTCTGTCCGTCCTGAACTTCCTCTTCCTGTATCCGGAGCTCTCGGAGCGCGTCGGGGCGCCGGCTCTGACCGGACGCCTGTCGGAGGAGACCGAGGAGCGGGAGCTGCAGGAGCTGCTTCACACACACCCTGCAGCGCTGCTGGCCACGctg gccgTGGCGTGTGACGCTGACTCTGCGGCTCGTCTCTCAGCCGTCGGGGTGCTGCGGTGTTTCCTGCGATCGGTCGACGGAGTCGGCTTCAGCGGGGCGTCCGGTCTCTGTGATCAGATCCGAGCCGCGCTGCTCGGCGtcctgcagagacacacacacacgg ACGGTCTGTCTGTGCTGCTGGACGTGTCGTCTGTGGTCCACTCGTCCGGTCAGACGGAGCACACCGACTTCAGACTGCTGTACCACg tcagTAATCTTGCAGGAAAGCTGGACTCCAGTGGTGAATCTGAGCTGCTGCTGTCTGTTTTTAACTTCCTGTACTGCTTCCTGTCTGTGTGTCCTGTACACTCTACTGATagag ccgTGTCTCTGCTGCTGGGAAACGTCAGGCTGCTGGAGCTGCTGGAGGAGGTTTTGtcgtcctcttcctcctcgTCTTCATCCCTGCGGTGCTCCTCTCTGCTCCTGCTCTCCTGCCTCACACTCCTGCAGCACAAACACTCTGCTCAG gttcACAGGAGCGTCAGTGTGGATCTACATCACATCATCAGACGACTGGCCTTCAGCAAGAGAAACATGGACACACTACTCATca agtgcaGTGTGCGGTTTGTGCAGGTGTGTTTGGATGTGGACGTGTCtgctctgctgtgtgtgtgtgacgcagCGCTGCGgcgacctctgacctctctgGACGGTGCTCTTCATCCGATCGGACACAGCGGCGCTACGAGCCTCATGACAGCGCTCAGAGCACTCATGCTagtg gcGCAGGATCTGATGGTAAGCGCCGCTCTGAACTGTCTCAGGTCTCTGATGGGGTTTCTTCACAGACGGAGCCCTGAAaccg cgCAGCACATGGTGTGTCAGCCGTGGACGCGCTTCTTGCTCTTCTCTTTACTCTCCTGTGACCAGACACTGAGACCTGCAGCGCTGCAGCTGCTcacacag atttttaacaCAGAT ctGGTGTGTTCGAGTGGCGGCGTCTCACACTGGAGGAGTGaagtagagtgtgtgtgtgacgagATTGAGAAACAAGGAGCGATGAACCTCACTGatgacagaacacacacactgagactgATGCTCACACAG tgttgTGCTCTTTCTTCTCCTGATGATCTGAGGATGAGGATGGAGGCTGTCCTGAAGTCTCTCAGACATCTTCCTCCCTCTGAGAGCTCAAGCAGACACGTGCT TCGTGTTGGACGAGTCTCCGTCTTTCTTTCTGACTTCACTGTCAGCTCTCAGGAcctatga
- the LOC122329780 gene encoding meiosis inhibitor protein 1 isoform X1 yields the protein MCQYPDVVCVLMNLKAGAEDPVLYEPLPLILKKLLLSAQDSLQVVSVRCVCAVLIHDPLRFSSSFIQADLPEFLLEVMSGGCGDVLLWSVFSCLLLLSEDPLFFSQCHAVYGVEPLVRSLKETLEKSNTEVQKKGLELLMAILDRQPAAVRLFPTASEFSAVCDVIVEGVASSCLQVSMCALRATAVLLRPSHQSSPVQLTDVRRIVEVVMTKTTEHHHTHSRESCSASGLLLQTLSCLDAACRLVEACVCDSALMDGVCSAQETLESVCVFLLHCCDAACIPAVTGVCECISSPQVLQLFLSVLLRQFSLSPDHMTSFSKKLAASGFIRLTLQSKAQLCSGNRNTSLNQISCDFLLKLCVCLISQEHAWTNELPDVECVLQESLPSLCCCVSDWPSVLSDFPQSLRNTQHCLIYLLHLSLLHGDRFLSDSVVFSAALRFLSCVQDLPVSVLNSALYLLSVTQHAGPRLDTVCVSVLSKALSSCPPLFSRALPLSVLNFLFLYPELSERVGAPALTGRLSEETEERELQELLHTHPAALLATLAVACDADSAARLSAVGVLRCFLRSVDGVGFSGASGLCDQIRAALLGVLQRHTHTDGLSVLLDVSSVVHSSGQTEHTDFRLLYHVSNLAGKLDSSGESELLLSVFNFLYCFLSVCPVHSTDRAVSLLLGNVRLLELLEEVLSSSSSSSSSLRCSSLLLLSCLTLLQHKHSAQVHRSVSVDLHHIIRRLAFSKRNMDTLLIKCSVRFVQVCLDVDVSALLCVCDAALRRPLTSLDGALHPIGHSGATSLMTALRALMLVAQDLMVSAALNCLRSLMGFLHRRSPETAQHMVCQPWTRFLLFSLLSCDQTLRPAALQLLTQIFNTDLVCSSGGVSHWRSEVECVCDEIEKQGAMNLTDDRTHTLRLMLTQCCALSSPDDLRMRMEAVLKSLRHLPPSESSSRHVLRVGRVSVFLSDFTVSSQDL from the exons ATGTGTCAGTACCCggatgtggtgtgtgtgttgatgaACCTGAAGGCCGGAGCAGAAGATCCTGTGCTGTATGAACCACTGCCGCTCATCCTGAAGAAG ctgctGTTGAGCGCTCAGGACTCTCTGCAGGTGGTTTCtgtgcgctgtgtgtgtgcCGTTCTGATTCATGATCCTCTCCGCTTCTCTTCGTCCTTCATTCAGGCTGATTTACCCG agttcCTGCTGGAGGTGATGAGCGGCGGCTGCGGTGACGTCTTGTTGTGGTCTGTGTTCAGTTGTTTGCTGCTGCTGTCTGAAGACCCGCTCTTCTTCTCTCAGTGTCACGCGGTCTACg gtgtTGAGCCGTTGGTTCGCTCTCTGAAAGAGACTCTGGAAAAATCCAACACTGAGGTGCAGAAAAAAGGACTGGAGCTGCTGATGGCCATATTGGACAG gCAGCCTGCTGCGGTGCGTCTCTTTCCGACCGCCTCTGAGTTTTCCGCCGTGTGTGATGTCATCGTGGAGGGCGTGGCCTCGTCCTGTCTGCAGGTGTCCATGTGTGCACTGAGAGCCACTGCTGTCCTGctcag gcccAGTCATCAGTCCAGTCCGGTTCAGCTCACAGACGTCAGGAGGATTGTGGAGGTGGTGATGACCAAAACCACTGagcatcatcacacacacagcaga gagaGCTGCTCTGCTTCAGGACTTCTGCTGCAGACTCTCTCGTGCCTGGACGCCGCCTGCAG gttggtggaggcgtgtgtgtgtgactctgctCTGATGGACGGTGTGTGTTCAGCTCAGGAGACGctggagtctgtgtgtgtgtttctgctgcaCTGCTGCGACGCTGCCTGCATCCCGGCAGTGACT ggtgtgtgtgagtgcatctCGTCTCCTCAGGTGCTGCAGCTCTTCCTCTCGGTTCTGTTACGTCAGTTTTCTTTGAGTCCTGATCACATGACCTCCTTCTCCAAGAAGCTCG ccgCGTCTGGATTCATCAGATTGACTCTGCAGAGTAAAGCTCAGCTGTGTTCAGGGAACag GAACACGTCTCTAAATCAGATCTCCTGTGATTTCCTGCTgaagctctgtgtgtgtctgatctcacAGGAACACGCCTGGACCAATGAGCTGCCAG ATGTGGAGTGTGTCCTGCAGGAGTCTCTGCCGTCTCTGTGCTGCTGTGTATCTGATTGGCCGTCTGTGCTCTCTGATTTCCCACAATCCCTCAGAAACACTCAGCACTGCCTCATCTACCTGTTGCACCTGTCTCTGCTGCACGgggacag GTTCCTGAGTGACTCGGTCGTGTTCTCCGCTGCTCTGCGCTTCCTGTCGTGTGTTCAGGATCTTCCTGTGTCTGTGTTAAACTCGGCGCTCTATCTGCTGTCCGTCACTCAACACGCCGGGCCTCGTCTGGACACG gtgtgtgtgagcgtcCTCTCTAAAGCCCTGTCCTCCTGCCCGCCGCTCTTCTCTCGCGCTCTTCCTCTGTCCGTCCTGAACTTCCTCTTCCTGTATCCGGAGCTCTCGGAGCGCGTCGGGGCGCCGGCTCTGACCGGACGCCTGTCGGAGGAGACCGAGGAGCGGGAGCTGCAGGAGCTGCTTCACACACACCCTGCAGCGCTGCTGGCCACGctg gccgTGGCGTGTGACGCTGACTCTGCGGCTCGTCTCTCAGCCGTCGGGGTGCTGCGGTGTTTCCTGCGATCGGTCGACGGAGTCGGCTTCAGCGGGGCGTCCGGTCTCTGTGATCAGATCCGAGCCGCGCTGCTCGGCGtcctgcagagacacacacacacgg ACGGTCTGTCTGTGCTGCTGGACGTGTCGTCTGTGGTCCACTCGTCCGGTCAGACGGAGCACACCGACTTCAGACTGCTGTACCACg tcagTAATCTTGCAGGAAAGCTGGACTCCAGTGGTGAATCTGAGCTGCTGCTGTCTGTTTTTAACTTCCTGTACTGCTTCCTGTCTGTGTGTCCTGTACACTCTACTGATagag ccgTGTCTCTGCTGCTGGGAAACGTCAGGCTGCTGGAGCTGCTGGAGGAGGTTTTGtcgtcctcttcctcctcgTCTTCATCCCTGCGGTGCTCCTCTCTGCTCCTGCTCTCCTGCCTCACACTCCTGCAGCACAAACACTCTGCTCAG gttcACAGGAGCGTCAGTGTGGATCTACATCACATCATCAGACGACTGGCCTTCAGCAAGAGAAACATGGACACACTACTCATca agtgcaGTGTGCGGTTTGTGCAGGTGTGTTTGGATGTGGACGTGTCtgctctgctgtgtgtgtgtgacgcagCGCTGCGgcgacctctgacctctctgGACGGTGCTCTTCATCCGATCGGACACAGCGGCGCTACGAGCCTCATGACAGCGCTCAGAGCACTCATGCTagtg gcGCAGGATCTGATGGTAAGCGCCGCTCTGAACTGTCTCAGGTCTCTGATGGGGTTTCTTCACAGACGGAGCCCTGAAaccg cgCAGCACATGGTGTGTCAGCCGTGGACGCGCTTCTTGCTCTTCTCTTTACTCTCCTGTGACCAGACACTGAGACCTGCAGCGCTGCAGCTGCTcacacag atttttaacaCAGAT ctGGTGTGTTCGAGTGGCGGCGTCTCACACTGGAGGAGTGaagtagagtgtgtgtgtgacgagATTGAGAAACAAGGAGCGATGAACCTCACTGatgacagaacacacacactgagactgATGCTCACACAG tgttgTGCTCTTTCTTCTCCTGATGATCTGAGGATGAGGATGGAGGCTGTCCTGAAGTCTCTCAGACATCTTCCTCCCTCTGAGAGCTCAAGCAGACACGTGCT TCGTGTTGGACGAGTCTCCGTCTTTCTTTCTGACTTCACTGTCAGCTCTCAGGAcctatga
- the LOC122332636 gene encoding meiosis inhibitor protein 1-like: MTLDVPNQAFLLFILDQMHSRWTDGQKASLSSCMFLGKLLDAHPALSQTLTSSRLCVLECVCSSLLVSDEDVKVAVCYVMFRIWSFSAAVQTLPDTLRQRMCVLLLHTLSNTHTTALTVNCLVLNLICFS, translated from the exons ATGACGCTGGACGTCCCGAATCAAGCCTTTCTGCTCTTCATCCTGGATCAGATGCACTCACGG TGGACTGACGGTCAGAAAGCGTCTCTGTCCTCCTGCATGTTTCTGGGTAAACTGCTGGACGCTCATCCTGCTCTGAGTCAAACGCTGACGTCCAGCCGCT tgtgtgtgctgGAGTGTGTGTGCTCATCTCTGCTGGTCTCAGACGAGGACGTGAAGGTCGCGGTGTGTTACGTGATGTTCAGGATCTGGAGTTTCTCCGCTGCGGTTCAGACTCTTCCAGACACTCTCCGACAGCGCATGTGTGTGTTACTGCTGCACACGCtctccaacacacacaccacagcgCTCACCGTCAACTGCTtgg TATTGAATCTTATTTGCTTTTCATAA
- the LOC122330224 gene encoding H-2 class I histocompatibility antigen, Q10 alpha chain-like isoform X3 gives MGTSVAVKISALLCVFLLHGSPPVQAEKHSLYYIYTALSKPVDLPGIYQFTATGLLDDRQIDYYDSQEQRKTPKQTWMKEKLQEDYWVKGTQSRKSKEQWFNVNIGIVMKRMGHNESDLHVLQWRVGCEAEKQGDGVTFSKGASEYGYDGEDFLSFDILESRWVASVDASLPTRRKWDNVPILNQYTKGYLERECVDWIQKFTEYRDEELGSPPEVHAFARKSTRTRLKLTCAVTGFHPGEVTVIVRKHLTPLPEDESTGIRPNHDGTYQMRKSVEIDRDEEAEYDCVVIHESSKDPTIVKWEGLEKTTQSPTASAAYAGEPSGDAPGGRPAVFIISLSLIYLLIWTY, from the exons ATGGGAACGAGCGTGGCTGTGAAGATCTCTGCTCTGCTTTGCGTTTTTCTTCTTCATGGCTCTCCGCCTGTACAAGCAG AGAAGCACTCGCTGTACTACATTTACACGGCTTTGTCCAAACCGGTCGATCTGCCGGGCATCTATCAGTTCACTGCCACGGGTCTGCTAGACGACAGACAGATCGACTATTACGACAGTCAGGAACAGAGGAAGACTCCCAAACAGACCTGGATGAAGGAGAAACTGCAGGAGGATTACTGGGTAAAAGGCACCCAGTCGAGAAAGAGCAAAGAACAGTGGTTCAATGTGAACATAGGCATCGTGATGAAACGCATGGGGCACAACGAATCAG ATCTTCATGTTCTTCAGTGGAGAGTTGGCTGTGAAGCTGAGAAGCAGGGAGATGGTGTGACGTTTTCCAAAGGCGCTAGCGAGTACGGCTACGACGGGGAggattttttgtcttttgatatATTAGAGTCTCGGTGGGTCGCCTCAGTCGATGCATCTTTACCAACCAGAAGAAAATGGGACAATGTACCAATCCTAAACCAGTACACCAAAGGCTACCTGGAGAGGGAGTGCGTGGACTGGATCCAGAAATTCACAGAATACAGAGACGAGGAGCTCGGCT CCCCTCCAGAAGTTCACGCGTTCGCGAGGAAATCGACCCGAACCCGGCTGAAACTCACCTGTGCGGTCACCGGCTTCCACCCCGGAGAAGTGACGGTGATCGTTAGGAAACATCTCACACCTCTGCCTGAAGATGAATCCACAGGAATCAGACCGAACCACGACGGGACCTACCAGATGAGGAAGAGCGTGGAGATCGACAGGGACGAAGAGGCGGAATACGACTGTGTCGTGATCCACGAGAGCTCGAAAGACCCGACTATCGTCAAATGGG AAGGACTGGAGAAAACTACTCAATCGCCGACTGCCAGTGCCGCTTACGCTGGAGAACCGTCTG GCGACGCTCCAGGCGGCCGGCCAGCTGTGTtcataatttctctctctctcatatatctTCTCATCTGGACATACTGA
- the LOC122330224 gene encoding H-2 class I histocompatibility antigen, Q10 alpha chain-like isoform X2, producing the protein MGTSVAVKISALLCVFLLHGSPPVQAEKHSLYYIYTALSKPVDLPGIYQFTATGLLDDRQIDYYDSQEQRKTPKQTWMKEKLQEDYWVKGTQSRKSKEQWFNVNIGIVMKRMGHNESDLHVLQWRVGCEAEKQGDGVTFSKGASEYGYDGEDFLSFDILESRWVASVDASLPTRRKWDNVPILNQYTKGYLERECVDWIQKFTEYRDEELGSPPEVHAFARKSTRTRLKLTCAVTGFHPGEVTVIVRKHLTPLPEDESTGIRPNHDGTYQMRKSVEIDRDEEAEYDCVVIHESSKDPTIVKWGLEKTTQSPTASAAYAGEPSVFAGDAPGGRPAVFIISLSLIYLLIWTY; encoded by the exons ATGGGAACGAGCGTGGCTGTGAAGATCTCTGCTCTGCTTTGCGTTTTTCTTCTTCATGGCTCTCCGCCTGTACAAGCAG AGAAGCACTCGCTGTACTACATTTACACGGCTTTGTCCAAACCGGTCGATCTGCCGGGCATCTATCAGTTCACTGCCACGGGTCTGCTAGACGACAGACAGATCGACTATTACGACAGTCAGGAACAGAGGAAGACTCCCAAACAGACCTGGATGAAGGAGAAACTGCAGGAGGATTACTGGGTAAAAGGCACCCAGTCGAGAAAGAGCAAAGAACAGTGGTTCAATGTGAACATAGGCATCGTGATGAAACGCATGGGGCACAACGAATCAG ATCTTCATGTTCTTCAGTGGAGAGTTGGCTGTGAAGCTGAGAAGCAGGGAGATGGTGTGACGTTTTCCAAAGGCGCTAGCGAGTACGGCTACGACGGGGAggattttttgtcttttgatatATTAGAGTCTCGGTGGGTCGCCTCAGTCGATGCATCTTTACCAACCAGAAGAAAATGGGACAATGTACCAATCCTAAACCAGTACACCAAAGGCTACCTGGAGAGGGAGTGCGTGGACTGGATCCAGAAATTCACAGAATACAGAGACGAGGAGCTCGGCT CCCCTCCAGAAGTTCACGCGTTCGCGAGGAAATCGACCCGAACCCGGCTGAAACTCACCTGTGCGGTCACCGGCTTCCACCCCGGAGAAGTGACGGTGATCGTTAGGAAACATCTCACACCTCTGCCTGAAGATGAATCCACAGGAATCAGACCGAACCACGACGGGACCTACCAGATGAGGAAGAGCGTGGAGATCGACAGGGACGAAGAGGCGGAATACGACTGTGTCGTGATCCACGAGAGCTCGAAAGACCCGACTATCGTCAAATGGG GACTGGAGAAAACTACTCAATCGCCGACTGCCAGTGCCGCTTACGCTGGAGAACCGTCTG TTTTCGCAGGCGACGCTCCAGGCGGCCGGCCAGCTGTGTtcataatttctctctctctcatatatctTCTCATCTGGACATACTGA
- the LOC122330224 gene encoding H-2 class I histocompatibility antigen, Q10 alpha chain-like isoform X4: protein MGTSVAVKISALLCVFLLHGSPPVQAEKHSLYYIYTALSKPVDLPGIYQFTATGLLDDRQIDYYDSQEQRKTPKQTWMKEKLQEDYWVKGTQSRKSKEQWFNVNIGIVMKRMGHNESDLHVLQWRVGCEAEKQGDGVTFSKGASEYGYDGEDFLSFDILESRWVASVDASLPTRRKWDNVPILNQYTKGYLERECVDWIQKFTEYRDEELGSPPEVHAFARKSTRTRLKLTCAVTGFHPGEVTVIVRKHLTPLPEDESTGIRPNHDGTYQMRKSVEIDRDEEAEYDCVVIHESSKDPTIVKWGLEKTTQSPTASAAYAGEPSGDAPGGRPAVFIISLSLIYLLIWTY, encoded by the exons ATGGGAACGAGCGTGGCTGTGAAGATCTCTGCTCTGCTTTGCGTTTTTCTTCTTCATGGCTCTCCGCCTGTACAAGCAG AGAAGCACTCGCTGTACTACATTTACACGGCTTTGTCCAAACCGGTCGATCTGCCGGGCATCTATCAGTTCACTGCCACGGGTCTGCTAGACGACAGACAGATCGACTATTACGACAGTCAGGAACAGAGGAAGACTCCCAAACAGACCTGGATGAAGGAGAAACTGCAGGAGGATTACTGGGTAAAAGGCACCCAGTCGAGAAAGAGCAAAGAACAGTGGTTCAATGTGAACATAGGCATCGTGATGAAACGCATGGGGCACAACGAATCAG ATCTTCATGTTCTTCAGTGGAGAGTTGGCTGTGAAGCTGAGAAGCAGGGAGATGGTGTGACGTTTTCCAAAGGCGCTAGCGAGTACGGCTACGACGGGGAggattttttgtcttttgatatATTAGAGTCTCGGTGGGTCGCCTCAGTCGATGCATCTTTACCAACCAGAAGAAAATGGGACAATGTACCAATCCTAAACCAGTACACCAAAGGCTACCTGGAGAGGGAGTGCGTGGACTGGATCCAGAAATTCACAGAATACAGAGACGAGGAGCTCGGCT CCCCTCCAGAAGTTCACGCGTTCGCGAGGAAATCGACCCGAACCCGGCTGAAACTCACCTGTGCGGTCACCGGCTTCCACCCCGGAGAAGTGACGGTGATCGTTAGGAAACATCTCACACCTCTGCCTGAAGATGAATCCACAGGAATCAGACCGAACCACGACGGGACCTACCAGATGAGGAAGAGCGTGGAGATCGACAGGGACGAAGAGGCGGAATACGACTGTGTCGTGATCCACGAGAGCTCGAAAGACCCGACTATCGTCAAATGGG GACTGGAGAAAACTACTCAATCGCCGACTGCCAGTGCCGCTTACGCTGGAGAACCGTCTG GCGACGCTCCAGGCGGCCGGCCAGCTGTGTtcataatttctctctctctcatatatctTCTCATCTGGACATACTGA
- the LOC122330224 gene encoding H-2 class I histocompatibility antigen, Q10 alpha chain-like isoform X1 translates to MGTSVAVKISALLCVFLLHGSPPVQAEKHSLYYIYTALSKPVDLPGIYQFTATGLLDDRQIDYYDSQEQRKTPKQTWMKEKLQEDYWVKGTQSRKSKEQWFNVNIGIVMKRMGHNESDLHVLQWRVGCEAEKQGDGVTFSKGASEYGYDGEDFLSFDILESRWVASVDASLPTRRKWDNVPILNQYTKGYLERECVDWIQKFTEYRDEELGSPPEVHAFARKSTRTRLKLTCAVTGFHPGEVTVIVRKHLTPLPEDESTGIRPNHDGTYQMRKSVEIDRDEEAEYDCVVIHESSKDPTIVKWEGLEKTTQSPTASAAYAGEPSVFAGDAPGGRPAVFIISLSLIYLLIWTY, encoded by the exons ATGGGAACGAGCGTGGCTGTGAAGATCTCTGCTCTGCTTTGCGTTTTTCTTCTTCATGGCTCTCCGCCTGTACAAGCAG AGAAGCACTCGCTGTACTACATTTACACGGCTTTGTCCAAACCGGTCGATCTGCCGGGCATCTATCAGTTCACTGCCACGGGTCTGCTAGACGACAGACAGATCGACTATTACGACAGTCAGGAACAGAGGAAGACTCCCAAACAGACCTGGATGAAGGAGAAACTGCAGGAGGATTACTGGGTAAAAGGCACCCAGTCGAGAAAGAGCAAAGAACAGTGGTTCAATGTGAACATAGGCATCGTGATGAAACGCATGGGGCACAACGAATCAG ATCTTCATGTTCTTCAGTGGAGAGTTGGCTGTGAAGCTGAGAAGCAGGGAGATGGTGTGACGTTTTCCAAAGGCGCTAGCGAGTACGGCTACGACGGGGAggattttttgtcttttgatatATTAGAGTCTCGGTGGGTCGCCTCAGTCGATGCATCTTTACCAACCAGAAGAAAATGGGACAATGTACCAATCCTAAACCAGTACACCAAAGGCTACCTGGAGAGGGAGTGCGTGGACTGGATCCAGAAATTCACAGAATACAGAGACGAGGAGCTCGGCT CCCCTCCAGAAGTTCACGCGTTCGCGAGGAAATCGACCCGAACCCGGCTGAAACTCACCTGTGCGGTCACCGGCTTCCACCCCGGAGAAGTGACGGTGATCGTTAGGAAACATCTCACACCTCTGCCTGAAGATGAATCCACAGGAATCAGACCGAACCACGACGGGACCTACCAGATGAGGAAGAGCGTGGAGATCGACAGGGACGAAGAGGCGGAATACGACTGTGTCGTGATCCACGAGAGCTCGAAAGACCCGACTATCGTCAAATGGG AAGGACTGGAGAAAACTACTCAATCGCCGACTGCCAGTGCCGCTTACGCTGGAGAACCGTCTG TTTTCGCAGGCGACGCTCCAGGCGGCCGGCCAGCTGTGTtcataatttctctctctctcatatatctTCTCATCTGGACATACTGA